TACCATCGCCACCGGCATATCAATTTTCGGATTTTCCGAGCGGGGCATATTCAGCAATGCATAAAGGCCGAGTAGCAACAGCATACCCATGGCTACCAGCGTGACCTGTTTATATTTCATGGCAGCTTCAATGAAGCTGATTCTTTGTCTTTTCATTGGGCTTGTTTAAATGATTATTCAACAATCACGGCACTGCCATCTTTTAGATGTGATTGTCCGTTTGTGATCAGCTGATCTCCTTCCTGCAAGCCATTTGTGATGATCACATCATTCGTTCCTGTGAGCAAGCCGGTAGTGATCCTTCTGCGGATCGCTTTGTGCTGTTCACTGGTCAGGAATACGTAAGTGAGATCATCTGCATCTCTCACAATGGCAGTAGCAGGAATGGAAATGGTATTGATCGCTTTACCTGTATTGATGAATACATTCGTCAACATGCCGGGTAAGAGCCGGTTATTGCTGTTATTCAGTTTGATTTTGATGGCGTATGTCCTGGATACAGCATCTGCCTGTGGATTGATGATCGTGATCTTCCCGGGAATGGTATCTTCAAGCGTAGCAATGTATACTTTCGCATCCATGCCATTTTTGATCGCACCTATTTCGCTTTCGGGAACAGTAATCTTTGCAGTGACAATATCTGTTTTGATAATTGTAAATGCAGGAATACCAGGAGCGGCAGTGCTCCCTTTTTCAATTTTACGGGCAGTAATGATGCCTGAAATAGGAGCGTACAATTTACTGTCTGCAATGTGTTTGGCATTGATGCTTTTGTTTGCCTGTGCCTGTGCGAGTTTGGATTTTATTTCGATGTAATCTTTCGCTGGCAGACTTCCCTTCTGGTACAGGTCATTGAGACGGCGGTACATGTCTTCTGCCTGTTCCAGTGATGCGTTGGCAATAGCCAGTGCATTATTGTACTCGGTGGCATCAATACTGGCGAGTAACTGGCCCTGTTGCACATGATCACCTTCCTGCACACTGATGTTATTAACGGTACCGGCTACTGCAAAACCAATGTCGGCGGTATTGTCAGGTTCGATGCTACCGGAATAACTGAACTGTTGGGGAAGCGGGTCTTTCTGAATGCGGATGGTCTTTACGCTAACAGGATCGGACTGTGTTTGCTTATCAGCCTTTGTACCACAGCCTGCAATCAGGGTAACCATTAGAAATAATGATGCCTGTCTTACAATCAATGTCATAAAATTGGTAATTGAGAATTGAACAGATGATTTCACATCGCAAAGTTGGGCGTAATTATGCGGGGAAAAAGGTTAGAAAATCGGTAAAAATGGTCTGAATGTCGGTTCACTTTTTCAGTAGTAGAAACAATAAAGCCGGAATATGATTATTCCGGCCATTCCTTAAACCTACAACTGTTACACTGTATTGTAACACTACACTTTAATATCTTCTTTGGATCTGCCTGTACTCTTTGGGAGAGTGGCCGGCAAATCGCTTAAAGTATTTTCCGAAGAAGGACTGATCACTGAAGTTCAGTTCTTCCGCTATCTGAAGAATACTGAGAGGCGTATCGCTGAGCATGCGTTTAGCTTCCAGTATCACGAAGTGATCGATAATTTCTCCTGCTGTTTTGCCGGTTATTTCTTTGACGGTTTCAGTCAGGTATTTTGGCGTTACATGCAGTTGTTCTGCAAATGCCTGTACGTTTCGTTGTTGTCTGAAATGTTGTTGAACAAGGGAAGTGAAAGCCATGACGAGGTTCTCTTTGCGGGAAAAATCGGCATGATTGATCTTTGCATATTTCTGCCCCATTCCACCTAATTCATACAGCAGGGTAGCAAAGGAATGATAGAAGAGTTCCTTGCCGTAAGTATGCGTATTGTATTCTTCAGTACGATGCAGGATCATGCTAAAGGTGGCAGCAATGGTGGCCGCATCTTTATTGTCCAGTTGCCAGTGCGGGCAATATTTGGTACTGAAGTAATTCATAAGATCAAGGAGCTTGTCAGCGAAGATCTTGCCCATAAAATCGACAGTGGCGGAAAGGCCACAGAGGATAGCATCGTTATCCATAGAGATCACCTGCTTCAATGCATGTGGTGTGGCAAGCAGCAGGCTATTCGGTTCCATGACATGTTCTTCCAGGTTAATGGAGATGGTCAGTGTGCCTTTTACCACCAGGATGATCCCCAGGAAGTCAGACCTGAAATTGTTACGCAAGGCAGGGATATCCATGAACTGGAGATTGCAGTTAACAGCAAAGCCGGGTACAGTAGACCTTAGGTCAATTTCTGTATCCTGCACTAGTTCTGCGTGTCTGTAGATATTCGCAGTCTGCTTTTTACCTGCCATGCTTCATAGTTATAGTCCTTGAATCTGATGTAAAGGTCTGGTATTAAAATTAAACCAAAAGGTTCATTAGTCGGCAAAACTGGTCTAAAAGTCGGTTATAAACCTCCTTTTTTCATCCCCCGGGGTTAAAGTTTGAATTGTATTTAATAAACTTGTTGCACCGTCTTTGCTGACAGGGGCTTATTGCACCGCTGATAAATCAAAACATGCTCCTGTCTTTTTCATTGTCTAATTGACAATTAAAAATAATATGCCTACCTTGGATCGAATCCATGTTAATAGAAATGAAACGGTCTCGCTTTACAATTATGCTGCTCATGACGGCTGCCTTTGCCCATGGCCAGCAGCGTATTACAATTGATGTCAATAAGAAGGCACAGGTGATAGATAATATAGGTTCTTCCGGTGCCTGGTTTTCGGAGGGAATAGGCAAATACTGGTCGCCGGAGATCCGGGAGCAGATGGCCCGCTGGTTATTTAGTAAGGAATTTAAGAAGGATGGATCGCCGGAGGGGATCGGACTGTCCTGCTGGCGCTTTAATATCGGTGGAGGTACCGCAGAGCAGGGAGATAGTAGTGGGATAAAGGATTTCAGAAAACGGGTGGAGTGTTTTTTAAAGCCGGATGGTACTTATGACTGGTCTAAACAGTCCGGTTATTTGTGGTTTACGAAGAAGGCGCGTGCCTATGGTGTAGAGACGTTGATCGCCTTTTCGAATACGCCGCCGGTGTGGATGAATCAGAATGGGCTGGGATATAAGACAGCCAAGGATTATCGTTCGAACCTGAAGGTGGATCAGTACGATGCTTATGCTTCGTTTTTAACGAAGGTGTGGCAGCATTTTGATAAGGAAGGATTGCATTTTGATTATATCAGTCCGGTAAATGAACCACAGTGGGATTGGAGTAATCCTTATGGGGAAGCTTCTCAGGAGGGCACTGCGTGGACGAATGAGGAGGTGCTAAGGATCGCCGGGGCCCTGGATACCGCATTGAGTAAAGCAAAAGCCAATACGAAGATTTTGCTTTCTGAGGCGGGGCATTTGGTCTCTCTGTATGCGCAGGAGGGTCCGGCTTCACACCAGATCCAGGCTTTGAAATCCGGGGCCGTTTATGGGCTTTCACATGTACCGGCAATCATTGGTGGACATAGTTATTTTACAGATAGCGGGGATAGTAGCCGGCGGGCGATCCGTGAGCATGTGAGGGATACTGCCTCTAAATATGGCTTACAGTACTGGCAGACGGAATACTCAATGTTGGCAGATGGATATAAGGATGGGCATGAGGGCCCTCGAACGGCGATGGATTGTGCCCTTTTCCTGGCAAAGGTGATCCATGATGATTTTGTGTATGGGAATGCCGCGGCATGGCAATTCTGGAATAGCTGGGAGCCGGGAAGAGCAGATATGGATACAAGGTATTATTTGGTAGCATTGCATCCGAAGGATAAAGCGTATAAAGAAGGTACGGTGACGGCTGTGAAGAATTTATGGGCATTGGGGCAGTATAGCAGGTTTGTGCGGCCGGGTATGCAGCGGGTGATGGCGGAAAGTGGGGATGATTCATTGTTGGTGAGTGCGTATGTGAGCAGGAAGCAGGTGGTGCTGGTAAGCGTGAATTATGGGGAGCAGGCGAAGAAGCTGAGTTTAGCTGTGAAGGGAAGGAAACCTGTAAAGGTGAGGTATTATGAAACAAGTAAGGAGGAGGATATGCAACTACATTTGGAGCGCTCTGGAAATGAACAGATTGAACAGAAGGGGAGGAGTGTGATCACGGTAGTGATGGAGTAGGGGAGTAGAAGAATATTTGGAGGCCTGTAAAACGTTGTTTTACGGGCCTTTTAATTTGGTGGAAAGTGTGAGTCGTGGGTGCTTTATTCCTTCCACCCCAACAAGTAGGAATGTATAGGACAGTTCCCCCAAGCCCATTCCATACATTTGATTGATTATATCGCGCAACCAGTAGTTAAATTCCACAGTCAAACTAGATAAAAACCACAATTCCACTATTTATGCAAGCTATTCTTGGTGTATTTTTTCATTTTATCGGAGGCTTTGCCTCGGGCAGCTTTTACATCCCTTTTAAAAAAGTCAGGAACTGGGCCTGGGAGAGTTATTGGATAGTAGGCGGATTCTTTTCCTGGTTGATCGTGCCCTTCCTTGCCGCATGGATCACCATCCCTGACTTCATGAGCATTATCCGCGCAACCGATGGCACTACATTGTTCTGGACCTATTTTATGGGCATCCTCTGGGGTGTCGGAGGCCTTACTTTCGGTCTCACCATGCGTTACCTCGGCCTGTCACTGGGTATGTCCGTAGCACTGGGCTACACCTCTGCTTTCGGGTCATTGATTCCGCCTATTTACCGGGATCTCTTTACCAGCGACACCGCCCACACATTTTCATCCATGCTTCACCACATCAGCGGACAACTTGTCCTTGCAGGCGTG
This window of the Chitinophaga sancti genome carries:
- a CDS encoding efflux RND transporter periplasmic adaptor subunit, whose protein sequence is MTLIVRQASLFLMVTLIAGCGTKADKQTQSDPVSVKTIRIQKDPLPQQFSYSGSIEPDNTADIGFAVAGTVNNISVQEGDHVQQGQLLASIDATEYNNALAIANASLEQAEDMYRRLNDLYQKGSLPAKDYIEIKSKLAQAQANKSINAKHIADSKLYAPISGIITARKIEKGSTAAPGIPAFTIIKTDIVTAKITVPESEIGAIKNGMDAKVYIATLEDTIPGKITIINPQADAVSRTYAIKIKLNNSNNRLLPGMLTNVFINTGKAINTISIPATAIVRDADDLTYVFLTSEQHKAIRRRITTGLLTGTNDVIITNGLQEGDQLITNGQSHLKDGSAVIVE
- a CDS encoding helix-turn-helix domain-containing protein, translating into MAGKKQTANIYRHAELVQDTEIDLRSTVPGFAVNCNLQFMDIPALRNNFRSDFLGIILVVKGTLTISINLEEHVMEPNSLLLATPHALKQVISMDNDAILCGLSATVDFMGKIFADKLLDLMNYFSTKYCPHWQLDNKDAATIAATFSMILHRTEEYNTHTYGKELFYHSFATLLYELGGMGQKYAKINHADFSRKENLVMAFTSLVQQHFRQQRNVQAFAEQLHVTPKYLTETVKEITGKTAGEIIDHFVILEAKRMLSDTPLSILQIAEELNFSDQSFFGKYFKRFAGHSPKEYRQIQRRY
- a CDS encoding glycoside hydrolase, giving the protein MKRSRFTIMLLMTAAFAHGQQRITIDVNKKAQVIDNIGSSGAWFSEGIGKYWSPEIREQMARWLFSKEFKKDGSPEGIGLSCWRFNIGGGTAEQGDSSGIKDFRKRVECFLKPDGTYDWSKQSGYLWFTKKARAYGVETLIAFSNTPPVWMNQNGLGYKTAKDYRSNLKVDQYDAYASFLTKVWQHFDKEGLHFDYISPVNEPQWDWSNPYGEASQEGTAWTNEEVLRIAGALDTALSKAKANTKILLSEAGHLVSLYAQEGPASHQIQALKSGAVYGLSHVPAIIGGHSYFTDSGDSSRRAIREHVRDTASKYGLQYWQTEYSMLADGYKDGHEGPRTAMDCALFLAKVIHDDFVYGNAAAWQFWNSWEPGRADMDTRYYLVALHPKDKAYKEGTVTAVKNLWALGQYSRFVRPGMQRVMAESGDDSLLVSAYVSRKQVVLVSVNYGEQAKKLSLAVKGRKPVKVRYYETSKEEDMQLHLERSGNEQIEQKGRSVITVVME